The bacterium genome includes a region encoding these proteins:
- a CDS encoding glycosyltransferase family 39 protein, which translates to MRSKAAFWVFVTLLIAANTALAYGGFPPVVTGWVFVAGFLVPTTALFLKDLSGALSFRRVEKKPAPSTALLALVSLILLGAVPRFWRLTEDFLWPTGDEGLHGFLAMGLARHWTGQFFYTVGEHPPLLIWSLALMFKAGWNGLTALWCLPAFFSLILIPVGYGAARRWFDRKWSLVFVFLLAISYWPLSLGRYCHQGLFVPFWELVALWGIGELAEGPRVRWHGWDIFLLGLWIGLGTLTFTAWWAVLFGATCLWLALFNGRGRMAHVAYYSGLLLGILPFLIAAFREGYGHHLLDSSPLNPGFGPSHLWITRLSYITSLFWGSLQAGTSYGPLWGGMLNPILSTAFWVGLAALIQDRASGKSKITLFFLFICLLPGLLAGDYVELNRIIQVMPWVLWTCVVGLRAVLSRLKADKTATVGLCLILAVSTALDGWHYLKPVLSGERARIEKASFADGNEGFLAYRTLQGVAKSQGPGIVLTDFMPLKFGHSLSVAVHSFNAAENDRLDPQACSWAALVTEVQLVPFLRSRFPKARWFWFHSVPPALEGGMALGLIPIGERDRKWISDLIAVHHSFHRLNLEAERSFNGPQYFKTALEDTWDLYPRIKGDRYLETVFWEWVSQFNLGSDPSISDRVLVKALERGYPTADLLEKLSRYKAQEGKTKEVEEFHARALEALREVQEIFP; encoded by the coding sequence GTGAGATCGAAAGCGGCCTTTTGGGTCTTCGTGACCCTTCTGATCGCCGCCAATACGGCGTTGGCCTATGGTGGCTTCCCGCCAGTAGTGACTGGGTGGGTCTTCGTAGCCGGCTTTTTGGTTCCGACCACCGCCCTCTTCCTCAAGGATCTTTCAGGTGCTCTTTCATTTCGAAGAGTGGAAAAGAAACCGGCGCCAAGCACGGCGCTTTTGGCATTGGTGTCCTTGATCCTACTGGGTGCTGTCCCCAGGTTCTGGCGTTTGACGGAAGATTTCCTTTGGCCTACGGGCGATGAAGGGCTTCATGGTTTCCTGGCCATGGGCCTGGCCCGGCATTGGACGGGTCAGTTCTTTTATACCGTGGGGGAGCATCCGCCTCTGTTGATCTGGTCCCTGGCCCTGATGTTCAAGGCGGGATGGAATGGTTTGACCGCTCTTTGGTGCCTTCCCGCTTTTTTTTCGCTGATCCTCATTCCGGTCGGTTATGGGGCGGCCCGCCGTTGGTTCGACCGGAAATGGTCCTTGGTCTTTGTGTTCCTGTTGGCGATCAGTTATTGGCCCCTTTCGCTGGGGCGATATTGCCACCAAGGACTTTTCGTTCCGTTCTGGGAACTTGTCGCTCTTTGGGGAATTGGAGAACTGGCGGAAGGACCCAGGGTCCGATGGCATGGGTGGGATATATTCCTCTTGGGCCTCTGGATCGGGCTGGGAACCTTGACCTTCACCGCCTGGTGGGCGGTCCTTTTCGGGGCAACTTGCCTTTGGTTGGCCCTTTTCAACGGACGTGGACGGATGGCGCACGTCGCCTATTATTCCGGCCTCCTGCTCGGGATCTTGCCGTTCCTCATCGCGGCGTTCCGGGAAGGCTATGGACACCATCTTTTGGATTCTTCTCCCCTCAACCCGGGATTTGGACCATCCCACCTTTGGATCACGCGACTTTCCTATATCACAAGTCTTTTTTGGGGTTCGCTTCAGGCAGGTACTTCCTATGGCCCGCTTTGGGGTGGAATGCTGAATCCCATCCTGTCCACGGCTTTTTGGGTCGGTTTAGCGGCTTTGATCCAGGACCGAGCCTCCGGGAAGTCGAAGATCACCTTGTTTTTCCTTTTTATTTGCCTTTTGCCCGGTCTCCTGGCGGGGGACTATGTTGAGTTGAACCGGATCATCCAGGTCATGCCTTGGGTCCTATGGACCTGTGTTGTGGGCCTACGAGCCGTTCTTTCCCGACTCAAGGCCGATAAAACGGCGACTGTGGGTTTGTGCCTGATCCTGGCCGTTTCGACCGCCCTGGATGGCTGGCATTACCTGAAGCCGGTCCTTTCCGGCGAAAGGGCGAGGATCGAAAAGGCCTCCTTTGCCGATGGGAATGAAGGATTCCTCGCCTATCGGACCCTTCAAGGCGTTGCCAAATCCCAAGGCCCGGGGATCGTCCTGACGGATTTCATGCCCCTGAAGTTCGGCCATTCCCTTTCCGTGGCGGTCCATTCCTTTAATGCGGCCGAGAACGACCGTTTGGACCCCCAAGCCTGCTCTTGGGCCGCCTTGGTCACGGAGGTCCAATTGGTCCCTTTCTTACGGAGCCGTTTTCCAAAGGCCCGTTGGTTTTGGTTCCATTCCGTCCCGCCCGCATTGGAAGGCGGAATGGCTTTAGGCCTCATTCCGATCGGGGAAAGGGACCGAAAATGGATCTCAGACCTGATCGCGGTCCATCATTCGTTCCATCGGTTGAACCTGGAGGCTGAACGAAGCTTCAATGGGCCCCAGTATTTCAAGACGGCCTTGGAGGACACCTGGGATCTTTATCCCCGGATCAAAGGGGATCGTTACCTGGAAACGGTCTTTTGGGAATGGGTCTCCCAGTTCAACTTGGGATCGGATCCATCGATCTCGGACCGAGTTTTAGTGAAGGCTTTGGAGCGTGGATATCCAACAGCGGACTTGTTGGAAAAGCTGTCCCGATACAAGGCCCAAGAAGGAAAAACCAAAGAAGTCGAAGAGTTCCATGCCCGGGCCCTGGAGGCCTTGCGAGAAGTTCAGGAGATATTCCCTTGA
- the ilvB gene encoding biosynthetic-type acetolactate synthase large subunit yields the protein MAKQKTKLKKGAEMVVDVLLSEGVDICWGVTGGAILPVYDAIYLNRDKIRLIDTRHEQGAVHMAEGYAKSTGKVGVCVVTSGPGATNIVTGLADAYMDSVPLVAITGQVPTSLIGTDGFQEADVVGITRSCTKHNYLVKNIQELPQIMRDAFFIARSGRPGPVLVDIPKDIAAASAEVEIPLKPSIPLSKFVPEPDMNELDKIAELLKAAKRPLIYAGGGVINAGASEDLYKFARKTNVPVTLTLMGLGAYPATDRQFIDMLGMHGSYRANMALTHCDFLLAIGSRFDDRVTGKLSEFSPHSKKAHIDVDPTSIGKNVKVDAHVLGDMRSILKELTKRAGTKDYDEWYDQLDSWNTKHPLAYKQDPKGVVLPQFAIDEIYRITKGDAYVATEVGQHQMWAAQYYKFNKPRRWLTSGGLGTMGFGFPAAIGAAFAHPNATVVDIAGDGSFQMTLQELAIVKQYNLNVKTIIINNKFMGMVKQWQDLFFDKRYAATSIPAQPDFVKLADAYGIAGYRAENPKDTTKVLEEALTKKGPCLVDLVVDAEEHVYPMVPAGGAVKDIVLSKEHQKQKALEAAKAPKKATQVHL from the coding sequence ATGGCGAAACAAAAGACGAAGCTCAAAAAAGGCGCCGAAATGGTGGTGGATGTCCTCTTAAGCGAGGGCGTGGACATCTGCTGGGGCGTCACGGGCGGGGCGATCCTGCCGGTCTATGACGCCATCTACCTGAACCGGGATAAGATCCGCCTCATCGATACCCGTCACGAGCAAGGCGCGGTCCATATGGCCGAGGGCTACGCCAAGTCGACCGGCAAGGTCGGTGTCTGTGTGGTCACCTCCGGCCCCGGCGCCACCAACATCGTCACTGGTCTCGCCGACGCCTATATGGACTCGGTCCCCCTGGTCGCCATCACGGGCCAGGTCCCGACCTCCCTCATCGGCACCGACGGGTTCCAGGAAGCCGACGTGGTCGGCATCACCCGCTCCTGCACCAAGCACAACTACCTGGTGAAGAACATCCAGGAATTGCCCCAGATCATGCGGGACGCCTTCTTCATCGCCCGCTCGGGCCGTCCCGGGCCGGTTCTGGTCGACATCCCCAAGGACATCGCCGCCGCCTCGGCGGAGGTGGAGATCCCGTTGAAGCCTTCCATCCCTCTCTCCAAGTTCGTGCCCGAACCGGACATGAACGAATTGGATAAGATCGCCGAGCTCTTGAAGGCCGCCAAGCGTCCTCTCATTTACGCCGGGGGCGGCGTCATCAACGCCGGGGCTTCGGAGGACCTCTACAAGTTCGCCCGCAAGACGAACGTGCCTGTCACCCTGACCCTGATGGGCCTGGGGGCCTATCCGGCCACCGACCGGCAATTCATCGACATGCTGGGCATGCACGGGTCCTACCGGGCCAACATGGCCCTGACCCATTGCGATTTCCTGCTGGCCATCGGTAGCCGTTTCGACGACCGGGTGACGGGGAAGCTCAGCGAGTTCTCCCCGCATTCGAAAAAGGCCCATATCGACGTGGACCCCACCTCCATCGGGAAGAACGTGAAGGTGGACGCCCATGTTCTGGGCGACATGCGTTCCATCCTCAAGGAACTGACCAAACGGGCCGGGACCAAGGACTATGACGAGTGGTATGACCAACTGGATTCCTGGAACACCAAGCATCCGCTCGCGTACAAACAGGACCCCAAAGGGGTCGTGCTGCCCCAATTCGCCATCGACGAGATCTACCGCATCACCAAGGGCGACGCCTATGTGGCCACCGAGGTCGGACAGCACCAGATGTGGGCCGCCCAGTATTACAAGTTCAATAAACCCCGTCGTTGGCTGACCTCGGGGGGCTTGGGCACCATGGGGTTCGGGTTCCCGGCCGCCATTGGGGCCGCCTTCGCCCACCCCAACGCGACGGTCGTCGACATCGCGGGGGACGGCAGCTTCCAGATGACCCTGCAGGAACTGGCCATCGTGAAGCAGTACAACCTCAATGTGAAGACCATCATCATCAACAACAAGTTCATGGGCATGGTCAAGCAATGGCAGGACCTGTTCTTCGACAAGCGCTACGCGGCCACCTCGATCCCCGCCCAGCCGGACTTCGTGAAGCTGGCGGACGCCTACGGCATCGCGGGCTACCGGGCGGAGAACCCGAAGGACACGACCAAGGTCCTGGAAGAGGCCCTGACCAAGAAGGGGCCCTGCCTGGTCGACCTGGTGGTCGACGCCGAGGAGCACGTCTATCCCATGGTCCCCGCCGGAGGGGCCGTGAAGGACATCGTGCTCTCCAAGGAACACCAGAAACAGAAGGCCCTGGAAGCGGCCAAGGCCCCCAAAAAAGCCACCCAAGTCCATCTTTAA
- the ilvN gene encoding acetolactate synthase small subunit, whose product MRHTISVLVNNHAGVLSRVSNLFSARGYNIDSLVVGITDDPKVSRMTIVVKGDERIIDQVEKQLNKLIDVIKVIDLTNDDFIGRDLALIKVKAEAHNRSQVMEIAQCFDGKIVDVGAKSFIIEVTGKESKINAMVELLKNYGILEMVRTGEVAISRGKKVLEEEEAKVKVKAGKAGQSNL is encoded by the coding sequence ATGCGTCACACCATTTCCGTCCTCGTGAACAACCACGCGGGGGTCCTGTCCCGCGTCTCGAACCTTTTCTCGGCCCGGGGCTACAACATCGACAGTCTGGTGGTCGGGATCACCGATGACCCGAAGGTCTCCCGCATGACCATCGTGGTCAAGGGGGATGAGAGGATCATCGACCAGGTGGAAAAGCAGCTCAACAAGCTCATCGACGTCATCAAGGTCATCGACCTGACCAACGATGATTTCATCGGGCGGGACCTGGCCCTCATCAAGGTCAAGGCCGAGGCCCATAACCGAAGCCAGGTCATGGAGATCGCCCAGTGCTTCGACGGAAAGATCGTGGACGTGGGGGCGAAGAGCTTCATCATCGAAGTGACGGGCAAGGAGAGCAAGATCAACGCCATGGTCGAGCTCCTGAAGAATTACGGCATCCTGGAGATGGTGCGCACCGGCGAGGTGGCCATTTCCCGGGGCAAGAAGGTGCTGGAGGAAGAGGAAGCCAAGGTGAAGGTGAAGGCCGGCAAGGCCGGACAGTCGAACCTTTGA
- the ilvC gene encoding ketol-acid reductoisomerase has protein sequence MPKIHYEQDADINALKGKTLAVLGYGNQGRNQALNLKDSGIKVIIGARSEKTKAQAKADGFEAYDSKEAAAKADIIQILIQDDLQGALYRNDVLPSLKAGKALMFSHGFNIHFGQIVPPADVDVFMIAPKGPGHLVRTTYVDGKGVPALVAIHQNATGNAMKLALAYAKAIGATRAGVLETTFKEETETDLFGEQVVLCGGLSELIRAGFDTLVSAGYQPEVAYFECLHEVKLIVDLIYEKGITGMRDAISTTAKYGDISRGRRIITENTRGEMRRILSEIQTGMFAREFVLENQANRPVYNSVLKLDSEHLIEKVGVQVRSMFSWMKKK, from the coding sequence ATGCCTAAGATCCACTACGAGCAAGACGCCGATATCAACGCCCTCAAGGGGAAGACCCTGGCGGTGCTGGGTTACGGCAACCAAGGCCGCAACCAGGCCCTGAACCTCAAGGATTCGGGGATCAAGGTCATCATCGGGGCCCGCAGCGAGAAGACCAAGGCCCAGGCCAAGGCCGACGGGTTCGAGGCCTATGACTCCAAGGAAGCGGCGGCCAAGGCCGACATCATCCAGATCCTCATCCAGGACGACCTGCAGGGCGCCCTTTACCGCAACGACGTGTTGCCGTCCTTGAAGGCCGGCAAGGCCCTCATGTTCTCCCACGGGTTCAACATCCATTTCGGCCAGATCGTGCCGCCCGCGGACGTGGACGTGTTCATGATCGCCCCCAAGGGTCCGGGCCACCTGGTGCGCACCACCTATGTGGACGGCAAGGGCGTCCCGGCGCTCGTCGCCATCCACCAGAACGCCACCGGCAACGCCATGAAGCTGGCGCTCGCCTACGCCAAGGCCATCGGCGCCACCCGCGCCGGTGTGTTGGAGACCACCTTCAAGGAAGAGACCGAGACCGACCTCTTCGGCGAGCAAGTGGTGCTCTGCGGCGGCCTTTCGGAGCTCATCCGCGCCGGGTTCGACACCCTGGTCTCCGCGGGCTACCAGCCCGAAGTGGCCTATTTCGAGTGCCTGCATGAGGTGAAACTGATCGTGGACCTGATCTACGAAAAGGGCATCACCGGCATGCGGGACGCCATTTCCACCACCGCCAAGTACGGGGACATCAGCCGGGGACGCCGCATCATCACCGAGAACACCCGTGGCGAGATGCGACGCATCCTCTCCGAGATCCAGACGGGCATGTTCGCCCGCGAGTTCGTGCTGGAGAACCAGGCCAACCGGCCGGTCTATAACTCGGTGCTGAAGCTCGATTCCGAGCACTTGATCGAGAAGGTCGGGGTGCAGGTGCGCAGCATGTTCAGCTGGATGAAGAAAAAGTAA
- a CDS encoding phosphatidylserine decarboxylase: MPETWSMFLPVFITGWVLLLAGSHWGYWFLALFGVAVLVVSFLILNFFRDFERAPGRALKPRQVISPADGKVVVIRTVTEKFHLKKPSVQVAIFMNPLNNHVQRAPFDGKVVKKVYHKGEFMAAYEDKADLVNEQAHLVVDLISPGPRPKKMGRMVLKQIAGLVCHRIRTTPGQGDRIERGKRIGRILLGSRVDVFMPKTFKPAVKVGDQVLAGVTVLGEL, encoded by the coding sequence ATGCCGGAAACCTGGAGCATGTTCCTGCCCGTGTTCATCACGGGTTGGGTCCTGCTGCTGGCCGGCTCCCACTGGGGCTACTGGTTCCTGGCCCTTTTCGGGGTGGCGGTCCTGGTCGTCTCCTTCCTCATCCTGAACTTCTTCCGGGATTTTGAGCGGGCCCCTGGGCGGGCGCTCAAGCCCCGCCAGGTGATCAGCCCGGCCGACGGGAAGGTCGTGGTCATCCGGACCGTCACCGAGAAGTTCCACCTCAAGAAACCCAGCGTCCAGGTCGCCATCTTCATGAACCCGCTGAACAACCACGTCCAGCGGGCGCCCTTCGACGGCAAGGTGGTGAAGAAGGTCTATCACAAGGGCGAGTTCATGGCCGCCTATGAGGACAAGGCCGACCTGGTCAATGAGCAGGCCCACCTGGTGGTGGACCTGATATCGCCCGGGCCCCGCCCGAAAAAAATGGGCCGCATGGTGCTCAAGCAGATCGCCGGGCTGGTCTGCCACCGCATCCGTACCACCCCCGGTCAGGGCGACCGCATCGAGCGGGGCAAACGCATCGGGCGCATCCTGCTGGGCTCGCGGGTGGATGTTTTCATGCCCAAGACCTTCAAACCCGCCGTGAAGGTGGGCGACCAGGTCCTGGCCGGTGTGACCGTCCTCGGGGAGCTTTGA
- the pssA gene encoding CDP-diacylglycerol--serine O-phosphatidyltransferase encodes MAPSRTKNHPAPEAKTSSSRFRKTIYLLPNLFTAGNMVLGILSIAYAINDALTLSVAAETKVVPFVWPARFIVIAAFMDFFDGFVARATGTTSRFGMEFDSLSDLVSFGMAPAILIYLSVLRYQNGLGLSITVFYVVCAAVRLARFNVQAQVEEKSHFMGLPSPAAAGILASYVLFSRWGGWYGKGIFMNKVMGWYEENLNLIEFWGIPILTVMIGLVMISTLSYPSLKKFKLETVKPLTLVVIVLVIFSLLKAAEPTAFAVLTLYFFWGLLSSLTKKGVDRLRRSRSAA; translated from the coding sequence ATGGCCCCTTCCCGCACGAAGAACCATCCGGCCCCGGAGGCTAAAACGTCCTCCTCGCGCTTCCGCAAGACCATCTACCTCCTGCCGAACCTTTTCACGGCTGGCAACATGGTGTTGGGCATCCTTTCCATCGCCTATGCCATCAACGACGCACTGACCCTGTCGGTTGCGGCCGAGACCAAGGTCGTTCCTTTCGTCTGGCCCGCGCGCTTCATCGTGATCGCGGCCTTCATGGATTTCTTCGACGGCTTCGTGGCCCGGGCCACGGGTACCACCAGCCGCTTCGGCATGGAATTCGACAGCCTCTCCGACCTAGTGAGCTTCGGCATGGCGCCGGCCATCCTGATCTACCTCTCGGTCCTCCGCTACCAGAACGGCCTGGGGCTCTCCATCACGGTGTTCTACGTGGTCTGCGCCGCCGTCCGCCTGGCCCGGTTCAACGTCCAGGCCCAGGTGGAGGAGAAGAGCCACTTCATGGGCCTCCCGAGCCCCGCCGCCGCCGGGATCCTGGCCAGCTACGTTCTTTTCTCCCGCTGGGGCGGTTGGTATGGGAAGGGCATCTTCATGAACAAGGTCATGGGCTGGTACGAGGAGAACCTGAACCTCATCGAGTTCTGGGGCATCCCCATCCTGACCGTCATGATCGGGCTGGTGATGATCTCCACCCTCAGCTACCCGAGCCTCAAGAAATTCAAGCTCGAGACCGTCAAGCCCCTCACCCTGGTGGTGATCGTGCTGGTCATCTTCTCGCTCCTGAAGGCGGCGGAACCCACGGCTTTCGCCGTCCTGACCCTCTATTTCTTCTGGGGGCTCCTGTCCTCCCTGACCAAGAAGGGGGTTGACCGATTGCGTCGCTCCCGCTCGGCCGCTTAG